A stretch of the Porifericola rhodea genome encodes the following:
- a CDS encoding type I restriction endonuclease, which produces MDFKDQIRQLSERAEKLQKQVSTEEATKNALILPFISALGYDVFNPLEVVPEFVADIGIKKGEKVDYAIIDKEEPTIFIECKTSGCKLDPHDTQLFRYFHTTKAKFAILTNGVEYKFFTDLVDPNKMDEKPFLTFDITKVRDNVIEELKKFHKSYFDVEEIFSNASELKYTNEIRTLMNSEIKTPSEQFVKYFISQVYSGRATEKVVQQFTGIVKKSLSIWINEIISEKFQSALDKEESEINKNEPVIGTEEVIESSSGQENGIETTEEEKEGFLIIKAILREKVEGERVQFRDTKSYFGILLDDNNRKPLARLRFNAQTVKYLGLFDGEKNETKVPIDSLDDIYKYKKELLKTIDFYLKQEFAT; this is translated from the coding sequence ATGGACTTTAAAGATCAAATCAGGCAGCTTTCTGAAAGAGCCGAAAAGCTTCAAAAACAGGTTTCAACTGAAGAGGCAACTAAAAATGCCTTGATTCTTCCCTTCATAAGTGCATTAGGTTATGATGTGTTTAATCCACTGGAAGTAGTTCCCGAATTTGTAGCTGACATTGGCATTAAAAAAGGAGAAAAAGTAGATTATGCAATTATTGATAAAGAAGAACCTACAATTTTTATTGAATGTAAAACATCCGGTTGTAAGTTAGACCCTCACGACACACAACTATTTAGATATTTCCATACCACTAAAGCTAAATTTGCTATTCTCACCAATGGTGTAGAATATAAGTTTTTTACAGATTTAGTTGATCCAAATAAAATGGATGAAAAACCTTTTCTAACTTTTGATATCACAAAGGTTAGAGATAATGTAATTGAAGAGCTGAAAAAGTTTCATAAATCCTATTTTGATGTAGAGGAGATATTCAGTAATGCTAGTGAATTAAAGTACACGAATGAAATAAGAACATTGATGAATTCGGAAATAAAAACACCTTCCGAGCAATTTGTAAAATATTTTATTTCTCAGGTTTATTCAGGGCGCGCTACAGAAAAGGTGGTACAACAGTTTACAGGTATTGTGAAAAAGTCATTGTCTATCTGGATAAATGAAATTATTAGCGAAAAATTCCAATCTGCTTTAGATAAAGAAGAGTCTGAAATTAACAAAAACGAGCCAGTTATAGGAACTGAAGAAGTAATAGAATCTTCGTCGGGTCAAGAAAATGGTATTGAAACTACTGAAGAAGAAAAAGAAGGCTTTTTAATTATAAAAGCAATACTAAGAGAAAAGGTAGAAGGTGAGCGTGTACAGTTTAGAGATACCAAAAGCTACTTTGGTATTTTACTAGATGACAATAATAGAAAACCCTTAGCAAGACTAAGGTTCAATGCTCAAACCGTTAAATACCTTGGTCTTTTTGATGGTGAAAAGAATGAAACAAAAGTACCTATTGATTCTTTAGATGATATTTATAAGTATAAAAAAGAGCTTTTGAAAACCATTGATTTTTATTTAAAACAAGAATTCGCTACCTAA